In Leucobacter sp. CX169, a single genomic region encodes these proteins:
- a CDS encoding WXG100 family type VII secretion target, whose amino-acid sequence MDRLETTPSAMRASAEALTKAATEIWDVLEKMQDDADALRLAWEGDAQVAFDRKQTLARAKLDAHRTRLIQIAEAVTELSNVYGRVDRAAARALGGQ is encoded by the coding sequence ATGGACCGCCTGGAAACCACGCCCTCAGCCATGCGCGCCTCCGCCGAGGCGTTGACCAAGGCCGCTACCGAGATCTGGGACGTCCTTGAAAAGATGCAGGATGACGCCGATGCGCTGCGCCTGGCGTGGGAAGGGGACGCCCAGGTGGCGTTCGACCGCAAGCAAACGCTCGCCCGCGCGAAGCTCGACGCACACCGCACCCGTCTCATCCAGATCGCTGAGGCCGTGACCGAGCTCTCGAATGTCTACGGCCGGGTAGACCGTGCCGCGGCGCGAGCTCTTGGTGGGCAGTAG